The following is a genomic window from Verrucosispora sp. WMMD573.
GAGTTCTCCGTCCAGGCGCGGGCCAGCTCCAGGAACTTCTCCCGGGGTACGCCGCAGACCCGTTCCACCATCTCCGGCGTGTAGCGGGCGAAGTGCCGCTTGAGGATCTGGTACACGCAGCGCGGATGTTGCAGCGTCTCGTCCCGCCGCACCTGCCGGGACACCGGAGCCCCGTGCGACTCGTGGCGCAGGCCCGCCGCGGTCTCCCGCTCCCGCGCAGTGTGCCCGCTACCGGAGTCCCGCTCGTGGCCCGCGTACTGCCAGCTGTCCTGCACGTAGCTGGCGGTCGCCGGGTCGAAGCCGGAGAAGAGCCCGTCGGCGTCCTCGGCATCCACGAAGTCGTCACTGACGATCGTCGCGGCGTTGGTGTACGCCAGCACGTACTCCCGGAAATCCAGCTCGTTGCTGAGGATGTGGTTCACCACCGCGCCCAGCAGCGCGATGTCGGTGCCCGCCCGGATGGGCAGGTACGCGTCGGCGACCGCGCTGGTGCGGGTGAACCGCGGGTCGACGTGGAAGACCTTGGCCCCGCGCCGTTGCGCCTCCATCACCCACTGGAAGCCCACCGGATGGGCCTCGGCCATGTTCGAGCCCTGGATGACGATGACGTCGGCGTTCGCCACGTCCTGCTGAAAGTCCGTCGCGCCACCGCGACCGAAGCTGGCCCCCAGACCGGGGACGGTGGCGGAGTGTCAAATACGGGCCTGGTTCTCGATCTGAAGCGCCCCCATCGCGGTGAACAGCTTCTTGATGAGGTAGTTCTCCTCGTTGTCCAGGGTTGCCCCGCCCAGACTGGCGATCCCCAGCGTTCGGTTCAGCGGCCGGCCCTCGGCGTCGACGTCCTCCCACGTCTCGGCCCGGGCCGCGAGCACCCGGTCGGCGATCATGTCGAGTGCCGTGTCGAGGTCCAGGTCCTCCCACTCGGTGCCGTACGGCCGCCGGTAGCGCACCGTGGTCTGGCGCAGCGGGCTGGTGACCAGGCTCCGGCTGGCGGCGCCCTTCGGGCAGAGCCGGCCCCGGGAGATGGGGCTGTCCGGGTCACCCTCGATCTGCGTTACCTGGTCGTCGGTGACGAAGACCCGCTGCCCGCAGCCGACGGCACAGTACGGGCAGACGGAACGGGCGACCCGGTCGGCGCCCTGCGTGCGGGCGGTCAACTCGGCGCTGCGGGTCGAGCACGCCGCAGCCCCCCGGCCCAGCGGGTCGGCGCCGGTGAGCTGCCGGTAGACCGGCCAGCCCAGCAACCTGTCCCGCAGTCCCACGGTCGACACCTCCGGTGTTGACCTTAGGACAGCGCGGCCGGATGGGCGACCCACCTGCCGGAACCAGATCACGACGTCGCCCCCGGCCCATAATCGGGCCGGGGGCGACGAAGGTGCCGGTGTGCAGGTCGCCTCTCGGCGAGTGGCGCGACGCGGCTCCAGCCGGACGGTATTCCGCGAAGGCAATTTAGGTGAGGCCCGGGGACACTGGACACACCGACACCCGAGTCAACAGGTTACCCGCTCTCCTTCTTCCTACCCCTGTCGTGACCCCCGCCACACTCCATTGCCCGCTGCTGATCGTCTGCGAAAGTCCGCCCCGTTACCCCCACACTCCTCGTTGATCATGAGGTTAGCGGCAGATCTGGAGATCAAAAACGCCGCTAACCTCATGATCAACGAGGAGTGTGCGGGGTGGGGGGCGTGAGGGGTGGGGCGTGAGGGGCCGGGTTGGGCCGGGTTGGGGTTACCCTGACAGGATGCAGGCGGTCTCCCCGACCACGACCGGCGTGGCACACCTGGCCCGGCCCGGTCGTCCCGCCGTGGTAGCCCGGACCCTCACCGAACTGCGCGGGCCCACCCGAGGGGTGGTGGAACTGCCGGTACGACTGATGTGGTGCGCCGACCGCGCGTTCGACCTTGCCGACCCCGACCAGCTGCTCTGGCTGTACGAGAACGTGCTGCGGGAGACCACGAGCGTCGACGACCTGCGCCGGCTGGTCAACGGGCGGACGCTGCGCCGGGTGTGGCAGCTGCTCAACCTGCCCCAGGGCGTACGGCTGGCCTGGGAAAGCCGACACCAGGGCCTTCGGTCGGCGTGACCGGCCCAGCTCCCGACGCACACCCACACGAGTTCTACCGCGAGGTCGCGCGGGTCGCGTTGACCGTCGCCGGGCCGCACCGCTTCGTTCTCGGTGGCGGGGTGGCCTGGGCCGCGCACGGACTGGTCACCCGCCCCACCGAGGACGTGGACCTCTTCGCCGATGTGGAGGGCGCCGCCGCCGCGGCAGCGGCCGACGTCCGGGCCGCGCTGGAACGCGCCGGGTTCGAGGTGGCCAACGCCGATCCGGACAGCGATCTCGGTGACCTGTTCGACGGCTTCGACCGGGATCTGCGGGACTTCGTCGTCGCCCGGGACGACCGGCGCATCCGCCTCAGCCTGGCCCGCCTCGACCGACACCGCAGCCCGGTGGTGATGGACCTCGGTCCGGTCATGGACGTGCGGGACCTCATCGCCAACAAGACCGCCGCCCTGGTCAACCGCCGCGAGGTACGCGACTACATCGACGTGGCCTCCGCCCTGGAACACCGGTCCGTGGCGGAGCTGCTGGACCTCGCCCGTCAGCTCGATCCCGCCCTCGAAGACGACGACGTACGGGCGGCCGGTCGCTACCTCGACCGGATCCCGGACGCCCGGTTCACCCGCTACGGACTCGGTCCCGCCGACGTCGCTCAGGTCCGGCGGCACCTGGCGGCCTGGCCCCGCTGACCCGACCCCGCCGAGCCGCACCGAGCCGGCGGGGGCACCAGATCGACGGGGACATCACTTGGTGAAGCGGCCACCGGTGACACCCAGGATCTCACCGGTGATGAAGCTCGACTCCTGCGAGGCGAAGAAGACGTACGCGGGTGCCAGCTCCGCGGGCTGACCAGGCCGACCGACCGGGGTGTCGGTGCCGAACTGCTCGACCTTTCCCTCGGGCATGGTCGCCGGGATCAGCGGCGTCCAGATCGGACCCGGCGCTACCGCGTTGACCCGGATGCCCCGGTCGACCAGGTCGGCGGCGAGAGCCTTGGTGAAGTTCGCGATCCCCGCCTTGGTGGTGGCGTAGTCGAGCAACTGCGGCGACGGGTCGAACGCCTGGATCGAGGACGTGTTGATGATCGCCGAGCCCTCGCCCAGATGTGGCAGCGCCGCCTTGCACAGCCAGAACATCGCGTACAGATTGGTCTTGAAC
Proteins encoded in this region:
- a CDS encoding nucleotidyl transferase AbiEii/AbiGii toxin family protein, which produces MTGPAPDAHPHEFYREVARVALTVAGPHRFVLGGGVAWAAHGLVTRPTEDVDLFADVEGAAAAAAADVRAALERAGFEVANADPDSDLGDLFDGFDRDLRDFVVARDDRRIRLSLARLDRHRSPVVMDLGPVMDVRDLIANKTAALVNRREVRDYIDVASALEHRSVAELLDLARQLDPALEDDDVRAAGRYLDRIPDARFTRYGLGPADVAQVRRHLAAWPR